A region from the Lycium barbarum isolate Lr01 chromosome 8, ASM1917538v2, whole genome shotgun sequence genome encodes:
- the LOC132605964 gene encoding uncharacterized protein LOC132605964 — MATVRVFSITIVFAILFVEQCICTDSPAPAPESGADVASSPPESPASSPLSNLTSPPAPPPSDLPSDSSPAPSPVNDGTATSKDSPSPAPAPNSEVASDISHESAEDSKESSSGGMTSGKKAGIAVGVIAAVCFVGLGALVYKKRQQNIQRTQFGYDARREIL; from the exons ATGGCGACAGTCCGAGTGTTTTCTATCACAATTGTCTTTGCTATTCTGTTTGTTGAACAATGTATCTGTACAGATTCGCCCGCACCAGCACCGGAATCCGGTGCTGATGTGGCTTCCTCTCCACCGGAGAGTCCTGCTTCGTCGCCTTTATCAAATCTAACTTctcctccggctcctccaccatcAGATCTCCCTTCGGATTCGTCTCCGGCGCCATCACCGGTGAATGATG GTACTGCTACTTCAAAAGATTCACCGTCTCCAGCACCAGCTCCAAATTCTGAAGTTGCAAGTGATATAAGCCACGAGAGTGCTGAGGATTCGAAGGAATCGTCTAGTGGTGGAATGACCAGCGGGAAGAAGGCTGGAATAGCAGTTGGAGTTATCGCAGCCGTTTGTTTTGTTGGTCTTGGTGCATTGGTGTATAAGAAGAGGCAACAGAATATTCAACGAACACAGTTCGGGTATGATGCTAGGAGAGAAATCCTTTAG